In Microplitis mediator isolate UGA2020A chromosome 9, iyMicMedi2.1, whole genome shotgun sequence, the DNA window TTTAGCATATTTGGAATCATTATGTGAAAAAATTAGTCGGGCAGGAATGATGACAGATAAGTAACAGATTATAGCATGGGTAGTTTTAGAATGAGCCAACAGGTTGCGCTATGTCACAAGAGAACGAGTGAGAATCTTAGCACCTGAGGCGAATTCTAGGAAGGACCCATGCCAAATATGTCACTTGTCAGACAAATATTGTACAATATTCAATACGATCCATGATTCAGCAATTCATTTTACAgagaaaattatcattaattaataactctCGGAAAGTAGTTATCAAAACATTACTagaggtaaaaaaatatgtgcgCGTTTAGCGCGCAAAAGCCTTctatagttataaaaaaaaagagaagttATTGATTTGGAAACAATTTAAGAGAGTCGAGATTCCATCGGATTTTAAAGGGCTCAAAAACGAATAATGATGTTTTGGAACTATGCGAGATCAAAAGTAGCTCGagaagtttaaatatttttaaaatatcaattttcttTATGCTTATCCTTGGATAATATATCAGTATGCGTTAACCTCGCTAAGATCAATTATCGATAAAGATAATTACTGttatttatagataattattGTAGTTTATCGCGAATAATACCAATAAATAAGGAAGTGAGTTTCAGTACTatcaaagtataaaataatttttttgtgtcaatatTTCTTATCATTACTTctgacaataaataaaaaaatgaaaactttaACAATAATCACAATAGTAAATTTAGaggtaacaaaattttttaatattaaaatacattatctataaatgattttttctatttacgtGCGGATTAGATTTGTCTATTGAGTGCACAATTGAGTACTCAACTCAATCTAAATGAGGATTGCGACCTTCAGACAGCAGCCTCTATGGGGGCAAGTGCATCTAATGAGGGAGCGAATGTAGAAGTTGAAGGACAGGCAAATTTACCTTCATGCGAATGTCTGAAGCGTCTAGATATCCAAGGCTCTGTTAGCGTTTCTACAAACGGTATAAATGCAAAGGGGGGCGTCTCTCAATCTGGTTCGGTTATTGTAAGTCAATAAATACTTGATTGTCAATTTAGCAATAAATCTCATTGTTTTGCACACTTTTATAACTATTATGCTGCACTtacccgaaaaaaaaaaaaaaatatcatcacGTCTAATTCTACCTAAATAGTTATCGATAATCAATCGCCGGTTTTCGCACGATATTGTTacgtataatttttatgacttcATGAAATAATGTATGGtgtaaatatttagaaaaaaatcggtctatcggttgaccctgcgggccagccccaaatcttctcgctgttttcgagctccttgagctcgaaaatattgttgagaatgcattttcgagctcctcgagctcgaaaatacttttgtatgccgttattttcgaaacaaaaaacgttttttactatGTTTTCTCCAACAATATCCCTGAAACGGATTCACTGATTGACACGGTTGTCGTGGTAATCGACGTGATTTATTgcgttctaaagctgatcaaatttttaaattgatttaccgagtcgtttttgagaaatttcaaaaaaactaaaaaaaattattttttttcaattctttcgttaacggtttctctttaacgaatgaaccgatttttatttttttggtggcattcgacgcggcttctgaagttttagagctgactAGATTTTGAAGTAAATCCAttgagcaaattaaaagttatccaaaaaaaacatttttgaaaaaatattattcttgaaatatctccgaacgcacctCACTGATTAAgcttaaattttctcagatggTAGCatttaacaagccgcgtcgaatgctaccTTGACGATCgaaatcggtttatccgttcaaaagttacagctaTTTACATCCGTACGTAAGTAATTTAACTtattatatgagtcaaaatatatgtaaattttattatattatactttataaattacatacataccatccatatataagaaaaatatatatcgagcattatatgagataaaatagatagaaaaatataaaacattatataaaaagaaatgtattattaaaaatatataatcatctatatgtaaaaaacttatATTCGTAACTATATATTCTTGCGgccatatatttatcacatatccaccatatatatttgtaataatatatagCTTCTCCATGCGGGatcttaaaccaacaaatgTGTATTAGAGgctcaaaaaaaatcatcgattttttGGGTAATCCTagtatatacactgtaaaaaattcacagagtgaatgcggattaaatccagagtgaatgcggagtgaatgaattttaaattattcactcccctcggagtgaaattcactccacaggggagttttcgcgaagtagataattttttatcaatttaatccctccggagtgaaattcactccggagcggagttttgaatatattattaataaaatataactccacataataaaatcgaagtaaaaattggcgtattacattattgatcagctgacatgcacacacatacacacatacatatttaggcacacacgcgcactcgcacatACACGCACGCatacatttgcacacacgcacacattcgaACAAACatacacatttgcacacacgcacaaattttcacttatgctcacatttgcacacactcatacaaacacctgcacacacccaaacacacacatgcacgcaaacacacactcgcacacacacacacacacattgtttagcagtttcatataaattaatataaatttatttaagtattaaaactctggaccggagtgaattgggagtgaaataaaatccgcgtcactccgagatcactccgctaaaaaaaaactcctaattcactccgcatgcggagtgatttttttaaaactccggaactccgagtggcggagtgaattcggattttatttcactcccaattcactccggattttttacagtgtatgtaaCCATGTAAcattatatatgatcacataAACTTTTCATTCCTGGGATATAtatcttattttttctttcctgTTGATGTTTTCTGTCGGTGTTGTCATGATGAGTTCTTTAAATATAGGCGGCTAATTCAAAGTTCAATTCACagcgaataatttttttagatccCCGGGGTTAACTGCATGGAAACAGAGACTTCCGAAGATGGAACAGACAAaggatataaatatattgtagACATTGACCGAACTGCTTTAGTCACGCCTGCTAACATCTATTTATACACGCATTATAATAAAGATAACGATTCATATGGTAAATATTGGGATACGATGGAGACAGGAAATGACcttaaaatagtaataattttgtttaaataactttCTACTGTAAAAATCAACGGTATCAAAATCGACCTATTTTAATACCGttgcggtgttaaaatatacaaaatggTGTAGTGGTGTTTTTCAACCGGTGTTATATTAGCAAATCCTGTTGCCCCCTCTATAACATTAACGTTTCAGTGTGGTCGATTATTCTTTGAAACACAATTCGACTTTTGATACTTCGAAATAAAgctaattttttcaacactAATTAACACCGGAAGGAATTTTGACACCGATAACCTTAACACCAAGATAGCATGTTGTGACCGTTATTATAACTATTTATCTGTAAACAATAGAACTTTGCCAAGATATTCGTGAATGATGATATTGTTTACGAATCAACGAATGGTGATAAAATGAAACCTGCGTGCGATCATTCATATCCTGAGGAAACTCCTGAAGCCAATAtttggaaaattataaatttgcttGTTATGGACGGCCAAGACTGCCCAATACCAGAAGTATTTAAATGATTATGAGCAATACTTTTTTGCGGAACATTAAAACTATAGGTAGTCAATAATTTCCATGTATTCTTTAGGGGACAAATTATACTCTTCCTATTAAGATGTCATCAGTAGAACTTTCGTTCAATGAACCAATACCGTGCGGTAAATATTTGTTTGATCTTCTTTTAAAGTCACCGGAGGATAAACCTGTACTGAGGGTTCATCTAAAATGGAACATTGAAAAGGATTCAACTGAGTGTACAGATGAGACTCATCAACTTTAATAGTTAATCATTATTGTAATGTTAACTattcaaaatgaaaataaaacatcGTGGAAAcactaattttgtaattttttcacacTTTAAGCGCAAGAGCACTGAGGGTGCTTTataaacggttttttttcgaCTGTTTGATTCCTAAAAAAATACTTCTACACTgtcttaattataataaaataggtAAAAATGTAAACTAGCATGTAGATAATTCTTTAGGAACAATTTGAACCTCAGTCAAATAGATTTCTTATATTATGAGTTTAATAGTATCTTATACATCAATCGGAATCGATATTGTACCTGAGTGTTGCTAACAcacacactgaaaaaaaaaactttttaactatCTGCGTgtttgtacacagaaaaaacagatatcttgagtcaagaaaatatttttgaagacaaacgttttcgggaaccaagtcaagattttcttgagctaagagaattcgtcttggttggagaagatttctactttatctgagaaaatttaggtctccaaaaaaattttcttgaatcaagaatatttaccttcagtcgagaatttttttattttgtgtagCCCCTCCCCCTAAGAAAACTGTTTGTTTAATGTTAGTCAAATATACTTTAACcaagtatattttattaaaatacgtatagaaattctaaaatcaagaaaatattactaGTTTGGAGTATATATTTACTGCACGGagggaaattaattattgtttctactatacaaaaattgtagttTTAACCATctaaaatgttattaaaatttttcagtggttATAATGTTCAGTATTACAATTgaaaatgataacagttacaattaatgatggtaacggttactatCGAAGATGCTAATTGTAACAATAGAAGATGGTGACTCTTACCATttaaagttgtaaaaattcttaaataaaaatgtgtgTGCGCTCGCGTGAGTGTGTGCATGAGTGCGCTtgcgcgtgtgtgtgcatgtgtgtgcgTGCATGTGCACGTgcgtagatatatatatgcatgtgtgtgtgtgtgtgtgtgtgtgtgtgtgtgtgtgtgtgtgtgtgtgtgtgtgtgtgtgtgtgcgtgtgtgtgtgtgtgtgtgtgtgtgtgtgtgtgtgtgtgtgtgtgtgtgtgtgtgagtgtgtgtgtgtgtgtgtgtgtgtgtgtgtgtgtgtgtgtgtgtgtgtgtgtgtgtgtgttcgaAATTAATCACTTCCCCAGTTAATCAAATTACACATAGACAAGCGTCTGACTAtaacgtttatattttaattttttattagcttagatggtcattattattttggctgatggtaaccattaccaccaggttattaagaattacgattttttataatagtaggaattatttaagataataacagttataatttctggttatcataaataattgtaaactttaccaTATAGATGGTAAACACTACCACTCAGATAGTTTATTCAATTTGTACCTGGAAATAGCCCATATGATCATAGACTCAATgaataaagatttaaaaaagttcaaaatattcaagtaGTCTGAactatccctgattaaacaactgaattcgatcgaattaaacagaattaaatttttaattctatttaattcagataaattttgttaactcggtacctaacttaaaaatgaattctgtctaattcagCAGGAAAAcaagaatttgtccaaattaaaacgaatttaaataattctattctgattaattcgaaaataattctccaatttgtggttctgaatccgaattgaactgaattaaaacgaatttgaaatttttaaatcggttttattctgtttagttcaaattcaaattttcaattcagttgaattctgttttgcagaattcgacagaatataacagaattaaaatttttaattcggtcgaattcagttgttcaATCAGAGATTCGGATCTCCCGAATCTTTGAGGTGAATCTCGAATCAAATTGTTCGATTCGATTCGCCTCGCATAATTCGAAATTTCAAGTATCCGCACACCCCCAGTTTTAAGTGTTTTATTGAttacaaataaacaaacagGGTTTCAGTAGTAAGTTTCAAAAAGGTtcttgagataaaaaatactaGTGTTTGCCCACCTTATGGGAAATATCTTCATCATTTTCTATAGACTCCTACGGATTTCTATGGATTCCaaaattttccaatatttttatcgattctaatgaattttttctaaaaactcCTATGGGGTCCCATTCATTAAAAAGTCCATATAAATTTGTGGTCTTTGTCCACCTTATGGAAAATATCTTCATGGATTTCTATAAACTCCTATGGATTTCTATGGATCCCTAAGAGTTTCGATATGTTCTTATGGATTCCAATGGATTTTTCCTAAAAGCTCTGATCGAGTCTCATCTGGCTTATCTGATAGTCTTAGTGCTTATTGATTTCCCCCAccgtttatatttttgtagtcATATATTATAGGTACTATTTTTCATTAtgcttcaagatattaattttaaaaatattgacgtAAATAAATGCGTGGCATAGAACGTGTATTGTGGGTGATCACGTATGAGGTACATTAGCTGAGTTGCAAAACCGAATAGaaagataatatttatatatatatatatatatttatatttccaGAAAGTATTGAGACAGTCATGCAGATACCACAAAGTTTTCTCGTAAATCCTCTCTGATGGTAGAATAATATCAAGGATAACACAACAGTAGTTACATTCCACAGGCGCATACACCCATATACACACACTGTACTAtctatttacatacatactttCATATGCGGACCGTAGAATATCGTATCAAACCTTGTATTACGTGCACTTTTACGCTCTTTCACGTGTACTTGTATTTTATCTCACGTCCTTTGTAACAAATGTTGATTCTTTTCATGTTTTTTGAAAACTATTATTTTCCTTTTATGCATACATTTTCCACGTCTTTTTGAATTATCATTGCCGCAAATTACAATCAAAAATACTGAGttaatcaaaagaaaataataataataacaataataaaaagtttgtgGTGGAAGTAAATCAAATAAGGGTTCAGAAAAAAGGAAACAAAGTAAGTTCTGTGAATATTCCTGATGGTTAAATGTTACTAGCTCTTTGCACAGTAGATGCATAATGCAGTAGACTGATGACTGACAATGCCATCTTCTCTCTTTACtgttatatatacatttctaCTGTATGTTGACTCAATTTCAGTATTTTAATGAATGCATTTATCACCATGGTGTTTAAATTGCATCCACTAGTTTTACATCCTCTCCGTTTCTTATTATTCTTTGTCTTTCATTTCACCCTTTGTTCGCAATTTtgtacatttatataaaagatGAATGCTTATTTTACAATCTTCGTCTGTGTATTCACGTTTTGTTAGAGCGCATAGCGGGGGCTCTATATCTATTTAAGCCTGTAAAAATACGGTTTCGCTGAAAATGTCCAGATATATGTCTGTAGACAACTTCATATATTGCGTTTTTAACGagttgcaataaaaaaaaatctgtctatcggttgaccctgcgggccagccccaaaacttcccgctgttttcgagctcctcgagctcgaaaacattgttgtggatacattttcgagctcttcgagcttgaaaatacattagtgtgccattgttttaaaaaaaaaccgattttagcatttctttctcccacgatatctcaggaatgaattgaccgattttaaGGGTTGCggcggcaatcggcgtattttattgaattctagagctgataaaattttgaaattgtttggttcagttgttttgaagatattcgcaaaaaattgttttttaccatttctttctcccgcgataactctcgaacgaattatctgattttgatgattgaggcggcaatcgacgtgttttattgagttctagagctgattagattttgaagctgatcgtataagtcgtttctgagaaatcaataaaaaactaaaataaaaaaaaatttttaattcttattctttgtataacttgtaaactacatgaccgatttaccccaaaatctaatcaagactaagttttggtgagctctttcgatcgccaccaagtacgttcaaatcggttcatccgttccaaagatatcgtcggacaaaaaaaagttcacacacacacacacacacacggacgtccacccgggaatagtcaggatagcttcctaggacctcgaaacgtcgacatctgatgaaaactcgattttcgaaaatcggaccgaaaccaataacttcccttttttgaaaatttgcaattttcttagcgggaagttaataaTCCGAGTATAATTATGGTAAGGTCATAGATATCTTTGGTTCGAAAGTATTGTTGGGAAAAATTAGCGTGTTAATACTTTTCATAATGTATAGGTTTAAATTCTGGCTCCGAATAAGCCAAGTCATAATCATTTAACCCATGGAATTTAAATAACAGTTGGTATTTTGAAGAGCACACTTGTTATTAGAGTGAACAATTGAATCATGTAGAGAACAGTAGAATTAAAAGGACTTACTAATATTTGTTTCGAATCTATTCGCTGGGAGCGTAAGGCATAGTGGGGGACATAAAACTGATGTCAGCGCGCACTGCGGACAATACAGAACTAAGGGTGGCTCTTTATTACTTAAAGCTATTAAAATAACACGTGTGtcagtttaattaaataaataaaataaaatgggtCATCAAAGTTGTTGTGTAGTCAATTGCAAAAATACCAGTAGAAATAGcaagtataaattttgttcATGACTTGTTTTTGATGCACTCTCCTCATTattaatgtaataaattaatgctGCGATGTGTTTACATTTCTTGCTCTGATTGTAAACACAATCACACTTGACATCTGTCACAAGTCGTGTCTCATTaatctgaaattttaaaacaattaaaataaagtttataaaaatataagcaaTGATAATTgttgtatgtaaatattataaaaattgttattacatTCAATGATGTTGTGTAAGGCGTTGAATTGACCGATGCTTGTCGAATGACGCgcgatttaattaattacttagaTTTAATTTTCGGTGTTCTTCAACATCTCTCACATGTTCAGCAGCGACTAAATTTTTACCCTTTATTAATGTTTGtggttgaaaatttatattatgagtAATCGATTGAAAGCCAGTTCTTAAGACGAATtccattttttatctaaaaaattgaataaagaatttacaaatttaagatacattcataaatatataattatgttaaATAGAGCtacttcttattttttatctaattttagattatgatatatttaatattaatactgatttttcatttaatattaatttaacaataaacatCTTGACAGATTTTAACACTGCTTAACCTCTAATTCACTTGGAACTTATTTTAGTTATTGtgtttattttacttactGTTTTTAGCTGACccaaggaaaaatatttaatttaatgtacaCTTTGTGTAATATGTcacattttaaattgaaaaaatattttttttaagtttatttaattttttcaattactacTTAGCATCTAATACGTGTTAATTTTGTCAAAAGAGCCACCGTAAGTTGTATCGTTAGGTGGCGCTGGGGTCACGCACCCAGCGAATAGTTCACTTTGCTATTCAACCGGAAATTTTAACCACCAATGATCTCACGAGGTCCTGAAGACcacagacaaatttaaagttcaaatattgATTGATTTATTACTGCCAGGGAAAGAATAATTCAGATCTACGGTAGGGCTACAGAGATCagattttctgaaaattagaTTTACAATACATTAAACAGATCTGCGGAGATCAAGGTAGATCTTATAGTTTCCAGGAATTCTTACATCAAGAGATCTGCGAAGATTTGTGGAAATTCACGGAAATCATTGGGGATCTCCGGTGACCGCTGTAACCCTGATAAggaaaattgattattgtaaATTGTCAGTCTACGTAGATCTACATAGATCTTAATAGATCTTCATTAatatcatcgtgaaattatcGAAAATCTGCTaagatgagaaaaaattttttgagattaTGATAGATCTAAAATCATCAAAAGTCAAGATCATTATATACCTGTAGAGATCACCATAagtataaaatcattaatgatcTGATAAAAACATCAACGATTTTCTGAGATCTACCCCAAATTTAGATCTGTGGTGATCTACAATAGACCTACGGTAATTCACAGTAGATCTAGGAACATATTTAGTAAACCTGGAGAAATCGACACAAATCGATAGTAGATCAACGATCTACGGAGATGTATGAAAGATATCTAGAAAACTACAGAGATTAAAGTAGATCTCTTAGTTGTCAGTGCTTTTTTCTGGAAATGTGCAAAGCTTTGTGGAAATTCACGGATATTGtttattaccgtaaatttctTAATAGCAGCCctaataagaaaaattgatGTTCCTAAATCTGTGATCTGAATTTATCTAAATAGATAAGTATTAACATTATTATCCAATCTTCGTTGATCTGCTGAGCTCAGTAAAAATCTGTTGAGAACACCATAAATCTAAAATCTCCCAAGATACGAGATTATTGGAGATCTTTAAAAATCACCATAAGTCTAAAATCATTGACGATCCGCCAGAATTATCCAAGATCTTCTGAGATCTATCTTAGATTTTAGATCTACCTTAATTTTGAGTAGTAGATCTTCACAgatctcaattattttttcccagATGCAGTAGATTAAAAACTCTCGAGTTCTACAGACACTTTGTAACGGTTATAATTCGTGCCGGGAGTGCAATCGTCGAGTCTTAATCAGAGATTTCAGCAATTTGGTACTGTACAGAAATGAAACTATGaagtatattaaatatataaatctttGTAGCTTCTGCCATCCGACGGAACGAAACGTCATGACAAGCTGAGGACGCTCactgacgataaattttccatacaatgctactaaattaattataaaagtttttttttaaatgcgcgcATGCCTCAAATTGTTTCTATAGGCACGtcaaatatatttgtaatcaactttcggttagaaaaattaattaaatcctaTAGTGATAATGGTCGGTTGAACACTGACGCTAGATAGTGATCATGTAAATGATTACATGCAGGACACTCCACGAGCAGTGGGACAACTGCATCGCTTTTATTGGTTTTACAGTCAGAGAATTTGTTGACgtgattaaatttgaatttacacCACTCACTAGTATAcagaagtaaaatttattcgcgagtctgaattatttaaaacttttattgcaTCAAAGTCGACGCGTTTGTTCAAGTAGAGGTTTCTTGAACTACTGCCAGGCTTAGGTAGTTAAAGATACAAATGGCCTACGTTAAAAGCTTTTTTGAGATCCTACTTTATTAAGACCGCTTTGTACTTCGGTAGAAAGTGTGGTCGGTAGACTTTTCACGTATTTAAATTGGGCGTCGCGTGTATCCCCGAAGTGGGTGAGAAAACCGCTCTACAAGACGTCAGCATTGAAAAGAACCCGCTTCAAAACCGTCGACTCTgttacattaatttaaatcgaGTGTTACAGGGAAGTTAATAATTCTGTACTATTTTTCGGACTATACTCAGTGAATACAGCAACCAGTTTTTATGTAACATCAGTCTGTCTGTTCCCGTTTCAAGATGTTCGACTTCAGCGATTATTCGAAAATATACATTCGTTATTCGAAAAGATTTTTATGTTCCCTAACCCAGCTGCTATCCCCTATCAATAAAATCCATGTAAGACTGCATGAGAACACATAGGAATGCGTATAGAAAAGTATGGACTTATGTAAGAATCGATGTGAATGAATGAAGGAGTGCATCGATTTACATAAGAATCCatttacacggagaaattattcttgctTGGAATGCTACGGTATCATAGTAGTGCCGGGCCACGTTAGCCACCTGtcgaatattaaaataaacacatgcaaaaattactatggtcATAGCAACTTCTGCATATGTTTATTACAATTTCCGACAGGTGGCTAACGTGGTCCGGCACTACTATGATACCGTAGCATTctaaacaagaataatttctccgtgtaggaAACCACGAGTACCTGAATTCTCATATGGGAAATCCAAGTAGGAAATTGTTAGATACCTGGGTttccatatgggaatctatGTAGGAAACCATGTGTAATCCATCCGAAAACGCCATGTGGGAACCCACACAGGAATCTTGGCTGGATTTCCATAGAGATTTTTTGAAAGGGTCATCACTCAGTAGAGCAGGGGTTGCCTTCTAACCTCATTTCTAATGAATCCATCGGCGTTTAATATCGGTAAGCCGACTACCATCTTAAGAAATCAGTATAAGCTTTTTCCATTTCGTCTAGAAAGTAAATTGTTCAGATGGGAGCTACTATTCAGTAGAACTGCCGTTGACATGCTATCGAATGATTTGGAAATGGAACTAAGACAATCTGATTTAGCAATAAGTAAGATTAATCGAATGAAGCTACCATAGTTGACGCTTTATTCATCGCATCAAGTTTGGTAATACCATAAAACCCCTAAGAGACGATCAAACCACTGTAGTAATGTTCTAACGTACTCTGTACCTCTGGTTCACAATAATAAAATCCTCAGGCGTTGTTATGTTAATTATCGGCTTATGTTACGTtcccgtaatattttattgattaaattaaattaattatttttgataaattaattttatgcaatgtaacggaaatcggttacgataagagagtcgccgtggctcgcgggtagtcaaaacagatgacgatgcatgagacccgggccacgacgattctctcacaGGGAACCTGGGATGCAGCGTCAACATTTTGTCAACTCTGTTggctttattatatttttataatgactaAATAGTTAGTCTTACGAGCGAGCTCTTAGAGCTCGAATCTCTGTTCTccatgtaattaataaattacaatttatcgtaaattaaatcaaccttattttggggtgccaattggcaccccaatattttcacctacACTATGACCTATCCATTCACCTGCtgctataataaataaaatggagaCCGGGTcggaaaatacattttaaatcacgagaattaaataaataaataattacaataaaataatcgacgacCAGGGCCCACCGGGGGTCTATCGATACTCCGATGAGGCCaaacctgaataaaatttaataattaaaaattatttttatttttaattagtttgggGTAATTCTCAA includes these proteins:
- the LOC130675108 gene encoding uncharacterized protein LOC130675108, which gives rise to MKTLTIITIVNLEICLLSAQLSTQLNLNEDCDLQTAASMGASASNEGANVEVEGQANLPSCECLKRLDIQGSVSVSTNGINAKGGVSQSGSVIIPGVNCMETETSEDGTDKGYKYIVDIDRTALVTPANIYLYTHYNKDNDSYGKYWDTMETGNDLKINFAKIFVNDDIVYESTNGDKMKPACDHSYPEETPEANIWKIINLLVMDGQDCPIPEGTNYTLPIKMSSVELSFNEPIPCGKYLFDLLLKSPEDKPVLRVHLKWNIEKDSTECTDETHQL